From a single Nostoc sp. MS1 genomic region:
- a CDS encoding TetR/AcrR family transcriptional regulator: MNKQIQNPSGRPRSTQADQAILQATLDLLAEVGYQSMSIEAIASRAGVGKTTIYRRYNSKEELVADAIESLREDIQIPDTGSFWGDMDILLDDMSQKIFSHLGRQTLALIISTASNNPQFAQLYWAKYTKPRREAFATILKRAKSRQEIKPDADIDLIINLLSGSLYYALIFQPTTEPLETYMRRTMQVLMKGVGSGEWGVGR; encoded by the coding sequence ATGAACAAGCAGATCCAAAATCCTTCAGGACGACCCAGAAGCACCCAAGCAGACCAAGCAATTTTGCAAGCTACCCTAGATTTACTCGCCGAAGTAGGGTATCAAAGCATGAGCATAGAAGCGATCGCTTCTCGTGCTGGCGTGGGTAAAACAACCATTTATAGACGCTACAATTCCAAAGAAGAATTAGTAGCCGATGCCATTGAAAGCCTTAGAGAAGATATCCAAATACCCGACACTGGTAGTTTTTGGGGGGATATGGATATTCTCCTTGATGATATGTCCCAAAAAATATTTAGTCACTTAGGCAGACAAACACTCGCCCTCATCATCAGCACTGCATCCAACAACCCCCAATTTGCTCAACTCTACTGGGCAAAATACACTAAACCCAGACGCGAAGCCTTTGCTACAATACTAAAACGGGCTAAGTCCAGACAAGAAATTAAACCAGATGCCGACATTGATTTAATTATCAACCTCTTAAGCGGCTCTCTCTATTACGCTCTGATTTTTCAACCGACAACAGAACCATTAGAAACCTATATGCGTCGGACGATGCAAGTTTTAATGAAGGGAGTGGGGAGTGGGGAGTGGGGAGTGGGGAGATGA
- a CDS encoding Uma2 family endonuclease: protein MNALTVNLQSVLELTDEQFFQLCRANSDLRFERTAKGELIIMPPTGGETGNKNARITQQVMNWTDADGTGIAFDSSTCFKLPNGADRSPDAAWIKLARWNTLTQEQKEKFPPICPDFVIELLSPTDSLKVTQEKMKEYIDNGVQLGLLINRKLRQVMIYREGREVEILESPTTVSGEEVLNGFVLNLEPIW, encoded by the coding sequence ATGAATGCTTTAACAGTTAATCTCCAATCTGTCTTAGAACTAACAGATGAGCAGTTTTTCCAGCTATGTCGAGCGAACAGTGACTTGAGGTTTGAACGCACTGCTAAGGGAGAATTAATTATTATGCCACCTACAGGGGGAGAAACTGGCAATAAAAATGCGAGAATAACTCAACAAGTAATGAATTGGACTGATGCAGATGGTACAGGGATTGCCTTTGATTCCTCGACTTGTTTCAAATTACCCAATGGTGCAGATCGTTCTCCTGATGCAGCTTGGATAAAGTTGGCGCGATGGAATACCCTAACACAAGAACAAAAAGAAAAGTTTCCCCCTATATGTCCTGATTTTGTAATTGAGTTACTTTCACCAACTGACAGTTTAAAAGTAACTCAAGAAAAAATGAAAGAATACATAGATAACGGTGTACAGTTAGGTCTTTTAATTAATCGTAAATTACGCCAAGTAATGATTTACAGGGAAGGTAGAGAGGTTGAGATTTTGGAATCACCTACTACAGTATCAGGGGAAGAAGTTTTAAATGGGTTTGTACTGAACTTGGAACCGATTTGGTAG
- a CDS encoding GNAT family N-acetyltransferase encodes MAIRHAIATDLPAIVAIYNAAVPSRMATADLEPVSVESRLAWFGGRSPTQRPLWVIEQEGVIAGWLSFQSFYGRPAYVSTAELSIYISPSFHRCGLGKQLLAKAIQESPNLGLKTLLGFIFAHNQPSLKLFATFGFQQWGHLPQVADLDGMERDLVIMGLRIN; translated from the coding sequence ATGGCCATTCGTCATGCAATTGCAACTGATTTACCTGCTATTGTAGCTATTTATAATGCTGCTGTGCCTAGCCGCATGGCAACTGCTGATTTGGAACCAGTATCTGTGGAAAGTCGTTTGGCTTGGTTTGGTGGGCGATCGCCTACTCAACGTCCCCTTTGGGTAATCGAACAAGAGGGAGTAATAGCTGGATGGTTGAGTTTCCAATCATTTTACGGCAGGCCAGCCTACGTTTCAACGGCTGAACTCAGTATTTACATCTCGCCATCTTTTCACCGTTGTGGGTTGGGTAAACAATTGCTAGCTAAAGCAATTCAAGAAAGCCCAAATTTAGGTTTAAAAACTCTATTAGGATTTATTTTCGCTCACAATCAACCTAGCTTAAAGCTGTTTGCAACTTTTGGATTTCAACAATGGGGACATTTACCCCAAGTTGCAGACTTGGATGGAATGGAACGTGATTTAGTAATTATGGGATTACGAATTAATTGA
- a CDS encoding RNA recognition motif domain-containing protein has translation MSVRLYIGNLPKEEIDRQELQAVFAAEGDAVTTKLIKDRKTGKCRGFGFLTVNNDEQADQIIEKYNGQMFKETPIKLEKALPRTKGDEGEEQAAPKPASASSGHPAPNTNKEGSRRDKGSKKSRRGGGHRETTTTTTNDSDAIRPDPRWASELEKLKQILAAQATN, from the coding sequence ATGTCCGTTCGCCTATACATAGGCAATTTGCCAAAAGAAGAAATAGATCGTCAAGAATTGCAAGCTGTTTTTGCCGCAGAGGGCGATGCTGTGACGACTAAACTCATCAAAGACCGCAAAACTGGTAAATGCCGTGGTTTTGGGTTTTTGACAGTCAATAATGATGAACAAGCTGACCAAATTATTGAAAAATATAATGGTCAAATGTTCAAAGAAACACCTATTAAGTTAGAAAAAGCCTTACCTCGCACAAAAGGCGATGAAGGCGAAGAGCAAGCGGCCCCTAAACCGGCAAGTGCCTCTAGTGGTCATCCTGCTCCTAACACTAACAAAGAAGGCAGCCGTCGTGATAAAGGTTCTAAGAAGTCTCGGCGCGGCGGTGGCCATCGTGAAACTACGACGACTACAACTAATGATTCAGATGCTATTCGTCCCGATCCACGTTGGGCTTCTGAGTTAGAAAAGCTCAAGCAAATACTAGCAGCCCAAGCTACAAATTAA
- a CDS encoding aspartyl protease, producing MGVGYFGDNGELWFEIQLVAANGDMFSVEALFDTGFTAGWLAINTQDLEALEWLRIAAQISMTTARGEGQFNLYEGRVIIDATEFAIPVHVGDNIPDTLMGSAWLDIMQLIVNKPQGILTLETLQPN from the coding sequence ATGGGTGTAGGTTATTTTGGAGATAATGGTGAGTTATGGTTTGAGATCCAATTGGTTGCTGCTAATGGAGATATGTTTTCTGTCGAAGCTTTGTTTGATACTGGCTTTACGGCTGGATGGTTAGCCATTAACACCCAAGACTTAGAAGCCTTGGAGTGGTTAAGAATTGCTGCCCAAATTTCTATGACAACTGCACGCGGTGAAGGACAGTTCAATTTGTATGAAGGCAGAGTCATCATTGATGCTACTGAGTTTGCTATTCCTGTTCATGTTGGAGATAATATTCCCGATACTTTAATGGGTTCTGCGTGGTTGGACATTATGCAACTTATTGTTAATAAACCTCAAGGAATCTTGACTTTAGAAACTTTACAACCAAACTAA
- a CDS encoding dipeptide ABC transporter ATP-binding protein yields MSKELFCIENLRVAYPQRRGEELRWAIDDVSFTLQPGERMGLVGESGCGKSTLGRAAMRLLPASSQVEGRVLFQGKSVFDLTVPQLRKFRGEAVALIFQDPMTRLDPLMTIGNHCIETLQAHSPELSAKEAKEKALATLEKVKIPASRWNQYPHEFSGGMRQRVAIALALLLNPKLIVADEPTTSLDVTVSAQILQELTRLCSEENMALLLISHDLAMVAEYCDRIGVMYNGKMVEMGATESVFRNPQHEYTRSLLQAALHIQAVDEGSQDLGLGSADTTQTPILRITELKQHYTIEPNFIERLFKAESQTIKAVDGINLELYPGEILGLVGESGCGKSTLSRTILQLIRPTSGKVEFLGQDLTRLSRQEIRASRRQIQMVFQDPHACLNPAMTVGESIADPLLIHNLADAAKAKEQVLWMLQKVGLTPPEVYYQRYPSDLSGGQQQRVAIARALITRPKMLICDEPVSMLDASVQSQVLDLMLQLKEEFELTYLFITHDLWLARFLCDRIAVMHGGKIVELGPTKQIFANPQHPYTQTLLAAAPLLARA; encoded by the coding sequence ATGAGTAAAGAATTATTTTGTATAGAAAATTTGCGTGTCGCCTATCCGCAGCGTCGTGGGGAAGAACTACGGTGGGCCATTGATGATGTATCTTTTACCTTACAACCAGGGGAAAGGATGGGTTTGGTGGGTGAATCTGGTTGTGGTAAATCTACCTTGGGACGGGCGGCAATGCGTTTATTGCCAGCTTCTAGCCAGGTGGAAGGACGGGTATTATTTCAGGGTAAATCGGTATTTGATTTAACTGTACCTCAGTTGCGGAAGTTCCGGGGGGAGGCTGTAGCATTAATTTTCCAAGACCCAATGACGCGGCTTGACCCGTTGATGACGATTGGCAATCATTGTATTGAAACTTTACAAGCACACTCACCAGAGTTATCAGCGAAGGAAGCTAAGGAAAAGGCGCTGGCGACTTTGGAGAAGGTGAAAATACCTGCTAGTCGTTGGAATCAGTACCCCCATGAGTTTAGCGGAGGAATGCGGCAAAGGGTAGCGATCGCTCTCGCTCTCCTCCTCAACCCTAAGTTAATTGTCGCGGATGAACCCACCACTAGTTTAGATGTCACGGTTTCTGCTCAGATACTACAAGAGTTAACCCGTCTGTGTAGTGAGGAAAATATGGCGCTGTTGCTAATTTCTCACGATTTGGCAATGGTGGCTGAGTATTGTGACCGTATTGGTGTGATGTATAACGGCAAGATGGTCGAAATGGGTGCTACTGAGTCGGTGTTTAGAAACCCCCAACATGAATATACGCGATCGCTCTTACAAGCAGCTCTGCATATCCAAGCAGTAGATGAGGGGAGTCAGGATTTAGGCTTGGGGAGTGCGGATACAACTCAAACTCCCATCCTGCGGATTACGGAACTGAAGCAACACTATACTATTGAGCCTAATTTTATAGAACGCTTGTTTAAGGCGGAAAGTCAGACAATTAAGGCTGTAGATGGGATTAATTTAGAACTATATCCTGGGGAAATTTTGGGTTTAGTGGGTGAATCTGGATGTGGTAAGAGTACGCTTTCACGGACAATTTTGCAGTTAATTCGTCCGACATCTGGCAAAGTTGAGTTTTTAGGTCAAGATTTAACTCGGTTATCGCGTCAAGAAATTCGCGCTTCCCGGCGACAAATTCAAATGGTCTTCCAAGATCCCCATGCTTGTCTCAACCCTGCGATGACGGTAGGAGAAAGTATTGCTGACCCCCTATTAATACACAACCTAGCTGATGCGGCTAAGGCTAAAGAACAAGTTTTATGGATGTTGCAAAAGGTAGGCTTAACACCACCAGAAGTTTATTACCAGCGTTACCCATCCGATTTATCTGGGGGACAACAGCAAAGAGTGGCGATCGCTCGTGCTTTGATTACTCGTCCTAAAATGTTAATCTGCGATGAACCTGTGAGTATGTTGGATGCGAGTGTCCAGTCGCAGGTGCTGGATTTGATGTTACAGTTAAAAGAAGAATTTGAGTTAACTTACTTGTTTATTACTCATGACTTGTGGTTAGCGAGGTTTTTGTGCGATCGTATTGCGGTGATGCACGGGGGTAAAATTGTCGAACTTGGCCCCACCAAACAGATTTTCGCTAATCCACAACATCCATATACTCAAACTCTTTTAGCTGCTGCACCTCTACTCGCCAGAGCTTAA
- a CDS encoding M48 family metalloprotease, translating into MPSHTESALEAGLAALKQGNYQSAIAQLEPIATNQSNGNASLQAKVGLVMAYARCGELKKAIALCQTLTESQNPKVKDWANVALTHLTKKRKPSQKSQNNHQPAADNSQAATSQLGYSSTVTSVGLQNRYVGNNGLLNSSYTQPKEFGIYWRQAKRAKVWQPLKKPNLLPLRLLAAGTFMALFWVLRGIINFVMASINITLVNLPYLEPIQLLYRDPTQLILALLFIAIAISPWLLDWLLAYFYNQQELSKDILSNYSRETPRVLHRYCQQKHWPSPQLRILPIAAPIAFTYGNLPRNARIVVSQGLLEQLADDEIATIYSTQLGQITNRDFVLMSLVMLITLPIYQLYRQIAAWADKFAKGVFHWPFTVASSLVYLLWCVLTGTAILYSRFRPYHSDRLAAEVTGNPNALIRALLKINIGIAADINKEEQTSSLLESLNILLPVSYQQSISLGSIAGHLNFESMLMWDSVNPYRRWLTINNTHPLIGDRIRKLCLIAQHWHIDPEVHITSQQSLSEKTLQVTQQSFLLQIAPFLSIPVGCVFAGLIWVGWQTAFTLRFINLKWIYEDLSFVTGCLLICFSIGVIIRMNAFFPDIKPSSVQTDHQLPYLLTNPSSLPIDSIPVQFVGRLIGRPGLSNFLSQDLILQSSTGLVKLHHVSWLGQPINPQDLVGRQIIVTGWFRRGATPWIDIQSIQTQSGKTIHSPHPIWSTVLAVAAQAWGAYIFLVG; encoded by the coding sequence ATGCCTTCACATACTGAATCGGCTTTAGAGGCTGGTTTAGCTGCCCTCAAGCAGGGAAATTATCAATCAGCGATCGCTCAACTAGAACCTATAGCCACAAATCAGAGTAACGGCAATGCCAGCCTACAAGCAAAGGTAGGTTTAGTCATGGCTTATGCACGCTGTGGCGAACTCAAAAAAGCGATCGCCTTGTGTCAGACGCTGACAGAAAGCCAAAACCCCAAAGTGAAAGACTGGGCCAATGTAGCGTTGACACATTTAACCAAAAAGCGAAAACCCAGTCAAAAATCACAAAACAATCATCAGCCAGCCGCCGATAATTCTCAAGCAGCAACTAGCCAGTTAGGTTACTCGTCAACTGTAACATCTGTAGGCTTGCAAAATAGATATGTAGGCAACAATGGATTATTAAATTCCAGTTACACCCAACCTAAAGAATTTGGCATTTATTGGCGACAAGCAAAACGCGCCAAAGTTTGGCAACCATTAAAAAAGCCTAACCTCTTACCCTTGCGGTTGCTGGCAGCAGGCACATTCATGGCTTTGTTTTGGGTGCTGCGAGGAATCATTAACTTCGTCATGGCAAGCATTAACATCACTTTAGTTAATTTGCCATACTTAGAACCAATTCAACTTTTATATCGAGATCCTACTCAACTAATCTTGGCATTATTGTTCATTGCGATCGCCATATCACCTTGGTTATTAGATTGGTTACTCGCTTATTTTTATAATCAGCAAGAGTTATCAAAAGATATTTTATCTAACTACAGCCGGGAAACGCCCCGTGTCTTGCATCGTTACTGCCAACAAAAACATTGGCCATCACCCCAATTACGGATTTTGCCTATAGCTGCACCCATAGCCTTTACATATGGTAATTTACCTCGCAACGCCAGAATTGTAGTTAGTCAAGGGTTATTAGAACAGCTTGCAGATGATGAAATTGCTACTATCTACTCTACCCAACTAGGACAGATTACTAACAGAGATTTTGTCCTCATGTCCTTGGTAATGCTAATCACGCTGCCAATTTACCAGCTTTATCGACAAATTGCGGCATGGGCAGACAAATTTGCCAAAGGTGTATTTCATTGGCCGTTTACCGTTGCTTCTAGTTTGGTTTATCTGCTCTGGTGTGTGCTTACTGGTACAGCTATACTATACTCACGTTTTAGACCTTACCATAGCGATCGCCTAGCTGCTGAAGTTACTGGTAATCCCAATGCTTTGATACGTGCATTGCTGAAAATTAACATCGGTATTGCGGCTGATATTAACAAAGAAGAACAGACTAGTAGTTTATTAGAAAGCTTAAATATCTTATTGCCAGTAAGTTATCAACAAAGCATTTCTTTAGGAAGTATTGCCGGACATCTCAACTTTGAATCGATGTTGATGTGGGATAGCGTTAATCCCTACCGCCGATGGTTGACAATAAATAATACTCATCCTTTAATTGGCGATCGCATCCGTAAACTTTGCCTCATCGCCCAACATTGGCATATAGATCCAGAAGTCCACATAACCAGTCAACAATCACTCAGCGAAAAGACACTACAAGTAACTCAGCAATCATTCTTATTACAAATCGCACCTTTTTTAAGCATTCCTGTAGGTTGTGTTTTTGCTGGATTGATTTGGGTAGGTTGGCAAACGGCCTTTACATTGAGGTTTATCAACTTGAAGTGGATTTACGAAGATTTGTCATTCGTCACAGGCTGCTTACTCATATGCTTCAGCATTGGTGTAATCATCAGGATGAACGCCTTCTTTCCCGATATCAAACCCAGTAGCGTCCAAACCGACCATCAACTGCCCTACCTGTTAACAAATCCTTCCAGCCTGCCCATAGATAGTATTCCCGTGCAGTTTGTCGGCAGGTTAATAGGTCGTCCAGGACTGAGTAACTTTCTATCCCAAGACTTAATTCTCCAATCCAGCACAGGCTTAGTCAAACTACACCATGTTTCCTGGTTAGGACAACCTATCAATCCCCAAGATTTAGTGGGTAGGCAAATTATTGTTACAGGTTGGTTCCGCCGAGGTGCAACACCCTGGATTGACATCCAAAGCATCCAAACCCAAAGCGGCAAAACCATTCATAGCCCTCATCCTATCTGGTCTACCGTTTTAGCCGTCGCCGCCCAAGCTTGGGGAGCCTATATTTTCCTCGTTGGGTAG
- a CDS encoding RelA/SpoT family protein codes for MSSIAISSPTDLSLPEWLKKCLRDSSTYGSKAEDDRISSDNTLICRAFDFAYQLHNGQYRKSGELYISHPIAVAGLIRDLGGSPAMIAAGFLHDVVEDTDVTIEEIEERFGPEVRQLVEGVTKLSKINFTSKKESQAENFRRMFLAMAQDIRVIVVKLADRLHNMRTLQYMSEDSRRRSAQETRDIFAPLANRLGIWRIKWELEDLAFKYLEPEAFRQIQKYVSEKRDAREEKLVKATTILRDRLQQAGIRCLDISGRPKHLYSIYQKMQRQQKEFSEIYDLAALRIIVETNEECYRALAIVHDAFRPIPGRFKDYIGLPKPNRYQSLHTGVIGLTGRPLEVQIRTIEMHRIAEYGIAAHWKYKETGGSNTQLTTSDEKFTWLRQLLEWQSDLKDAQEYLDSVKDNLFEDDVYVFTPKGDVIPLSPGATTIDFAYHIHTEVGNHCSGARVNGRMVPLSTRLQNGDIVEILTQKNSHPSLDWLNFVRTSAAKYRIKQWYKRSRREENVARGRELLEKELGKTGLDSLLKSEAMQTVSEKCNYHSCEDLLAGLGYGEITLNLVLNRWREVVKSQQPVVDTPILLPKESSTTKAPTPITRATDSPIVGVEGLVYHLAGCCTPLPGEPIIGVVTRGRGISIHRQGCNNLETVECDRLVPVSWNPAAENRGRPQTYPVNIQIEALDRVGVLKDILSRLSDQGINVRYAQVKTAVNQPALMDLGIDIRDRPQLEQVFIQIKKMSDILNIRRVGQIDE; via the coding sequence ATGAGCAGCATCGCTATTAGTTCCCCAACCGATCTTAGCCTTCCAGAATGGCTGAAGAAATGTTTGCGGGATTCATCAACTTACGGCAGCAAAGCAGAAGATGACCGAATATCTAGTGATAACACTTTAATCTGTCGGGCATTTGATTTTGCTTACCAACTACATAACGGGCAGTATCGCAAATCTGGAGAACTATATATTAGTCACCCCATCGCTGTAGCTGGGCTAATACGCGATTTAGGGGGCAGTCCTGCTATGATAGCAGCTGGATTTCTTCATGATGTAGTTGAAGATACAGATGTCACAATTGAGGAAATAGAAGAGCGTTTCGGCCCGGAAGTTAGGCAGTTAGTCGAGGGTGTCACTAAGCTTTCTAAAATTAATTTCACTAGTAAAAAAGAAAGTCAAGCTGAAAACTTCCGACGGATGTTTTTGGCAATGGCGCAAGATATTCGGGTAATTGTGGTGAAATTGGCAGACCGTTTGCATAATATGCGAACTCTGCAATATATGTCAGAAGATAGCCGTCGCCGTTCAGCCCAGGAAACAAGGGATATCTTCGCACCTTTAGCCAATCGTTTGGGTATTTGGCGTATTAAGTGGGAATTAGAAGATTTAGCATTTAAGTATTTAGAACCGGAAGCGTTTCGACAGATACAAAAGTATGTATCAGAGAAACGGGACGCACGGGAAGAAAAATTAGTCAAAGCTACAACAATTTTACGCGATCGCCTCCAGCAAGCTGGCATCCGATGTTTAGATATTAGTGGTCGTCCCAAGCATCTTTACAGTATTTACCAAAAGATGCAGCGACAACAAAAAGAATTTAGTGAAATTTACGATTTAGCGGCGCTACGGATTATTGTTGAGACAAATGAGGAATGTTACCGGGCTTTAGCAATAGTACACGATGCTTTCCGCCCCATTCCTGGTAGATTTAAAGATTACATTGGACTACCCAAACCTAACCGTTATCAGTCGCTACATACAGGAGTTATCGGTTTAACTGGTCGTCCATTGGAAGTGCAAATTCGCACAATAGAAATGCACAGAATTGCTGAATACGGGATTGCCGCCCATTGGAAGTATAAGGAAACAGGCGGTTCTAATACTCAGTTAACCACATCCGATGAGAAGTTTACTTGGTTACGTCAATTATTAGAATGGCAAAGTGACCTAAAAGACGCGCAAGAATATTTAGATAGCGTTAAAGATAACTTATTTGAAGATGATGTTTATGTATTCACGCCCAAAGGGGATGTAATACCTTTAAGCCCTGGTGCTACTACTATAGATTTTGCCTATCATATTCACACAGAAGTCGGCAACCACTGCTCAGGAGCGCGAGTAAATGGACGGATGGTTCCCTTATCAACTAGACTACAGAATGGCGATATTGTAGAAATTCTCACTCAAAAGAACAGTCATCCTAGCCTAGATTGGCTCAACTTCGTCAGAACTTCAGCAGCGAAGTATCGTATCAAACAATGGTATAAGCGATCGCGCCGGGAAGAAAATGTGGCGCGTGGTCGAGAATTATTAGAGAAAGAATTAGGTAAAACTGGTTTAGATAGTCTACTGAAATCAGAAGCAATGCAGACTGTTTCCGAAAAGTGTAACTATCACAGTTGTGAAGATTTACTTGCAGGCTTAGGTTATGGCGAAATCACCTTAAACCTAGTGTTAAATCGCTGGCGGGAAGTGGTCAAGTCCCAACAGCCAGTGGTAGATACCCCTATCCTGTTACCAAAAGAGTCATCCACAACCAAAGCACCTACACCTATCACCCGTGCTACAGATTCACCAATCGTAGGCGTAGAAGGGTTAGTGTATCATCTGGCTGGTTGTTGTACACCCCTCCCTGGTGAACCAATTATTGGGGTAGTCACACGAGGTAGGGGAATTTCCATTCATCGCCAAGGATGTAATAATTTGGAAACTGTGGAATGCGATCGCTTAGTCCCAGTCAGTTGGAACCCAGCCGCAGAAAATAGAGGTCGTCCGCAAACTTACCCCGTGAACATCCAAATTGAAGCTCTAGACCGTGTGGGAGTATTAAAAGACATTTTATCCCGACTCAGCGACCAAGGTATTAATGTCCGTTATGCCCAAGTGAAAACAGCCGTTAACCAACCAGCCTTAATGGACTTGGGTATAGATATACGCGATCGCCCACAATTAGAGCAAGTCTTCATCCAAATCAAAAAAATGAGCGACATCCTCAATATCCGCCGTGTCGGTCAAATTGATGAGTAA
- a CDS encoding DHA2 family efflux MFS transporter permease subunit, with protein sequence MASISKASTVNASGYVQGPLKWAIAFSASLGAILEVIDTSIVNVALTDMQASLGATVSEIGWVVTGYAIANVVLIPLSAWLGDYFGKKSYFIFSLIGFTIASVLCGLSFNLPMLVISRILQGLCGGGLLAKAQAILFETFSPEEQGLAQAVFGVGVIAGPAIGPTLGGFLVDGLGWQWIFFVNIPFGILAVAMSWMFLPKDKPKNKARNHSVDWLGIGLLIVAVGCMQTVLEEGEKEEWFSSGFITSLAIASVIGLALFIWWELKTAYPAVDLRVLRHRSLAAGSFLSALVGMGLYGALFVVPIFTQSILQFTASQTGWLLAPGALASAIVMVMLGKLSTKVDARILIAIGAVGTASVMFDLSKLTIDTGTDDLFWPLIWRGAFTVLMFLPLSLATLGPLPKQDISAGSGFYNLTRQLGGSIGIALLTTVLDKREAFHQAILSANLSPYNAETNERLNMLQGALQAQGIDAATAGQQALALLQQTVNTQAAVLSFADIFRVVGVAFLCSLPLLLFLGKGGAGAKAPVGH encoded by the coding sequence ATGGCTAGTATTTCCAAAGCATCTACTGTTAACGCATCGGGCTATGTCCAGGGGCCTTTAAAATGGGCGATCGCCTTTTCGGCTTCCTTGGGGGCAATTTTGGAGGTGATAGATACCAGCATCGTCAACGTAGCGCTGACGGATATGCAGGCTAGTTTAGGGGCGACTGTGAGCGAAATTGGTTGGGTGGTAACAGGATATGCGATCGCTAACGTTGTCTTAATTCCCTTATCCGCTTGGTTAGGTGATTACTTTGGTAAAAAAAGCTACTTCATATTTTCCCTAATAGGGTTTACCATCGCCTCAGTATTGTGTGGGTTATCCTTCAATCTGCCCATGTTGGTGATTTCTCGCATTTTGCAAGGATTGTGTGGTGGTGGTTTACTAGCCAAAGCCCAAGCAATTCTTTTTGAAACATTTTCCCCAGAAGAACAAGGTTTAGCACAAGCTGTATTTGGCGTAGGTGTAATAGCAGGGCCAGCAATAGGCCCCACTTTAGGAGGTTTTTTAGTTGATGGTTTAGGCTGGCAGTGGATTTTCTTTGTCAACATTCCCTTCGGAATCTTAGCAGTAGCGATGTCTTGGATGTTTCTACCTAAAGATAAACCTAAAAATAAAGCACGCAATCATTCTGTTGACTGGTTAGGAATTGGGTTGTTGATTGTAGCTGTTGGCTGTATGCAAACCGTATTGGAGGAAGGAGAGAAAGAAGAGTGGTTTTCTTCCGGTTTCATTACGAGTTTAGCCATTGCTAGCGTCATCGGTTTGGCTTTGTTTATTTGGTGGGAGTTGAAAACAGCGTATCCTGCTGTTGATTTAAGAGTTTTACGCCACCGTTCCTTAGCGGCTGGAAGCTTTTTATCAGCCCTTGTAGGTATGGGTTTGTATGGCGCATTATTTGTAGTGCCAATTTTTACTCAAAGTATATTGCAATTTACAGCAAGTCAGACAGGATGGTTATTAGCACCAGGGGCGTTAGCATCAGCGATTGTGATGGTGATGTTAGGCAAATTATCTACTAAAGTTGATGCCCGAATCTTAATTGCGATCGGTGCTGTGGGAACTGCGTCCGTCATGTTTGACTTATCAAAGCTGACAATAGATACCGGAACTGATGATTTATTTTGGCCTTTAATATGGCGTGGGGCGTTTACAGTTTTAATGTTTCTGCCGTTAAGTTTAGCAACTCTCGGCCCCTTGCCCAAACAAGATATTTCTGCTGGTTCAGGATTTTACAACCTCACCCGACAACTAGGCGGTAGTATTGGCATTGCTCTACTTACCACCGTACTGGATAAACGCGAAGCTTTTCACCAAGCAATTCTATCAGCGAACCTCAGCCCTTACAATGCCGAAACAAATGAACGTCTTAATATGTTACAAGGTGCATTACAAGCACAAGGTATAGATGCAGCCACAGCCGGACAACAAGCACTAGCCTTACTTCAGCAAACTGTAAATACTCAAGCGGCTGTTTTGTCGTTTGCAGATATCTTTCGTGTCGTTGGGGTGGCGTTCCTCTGTTCCTTACCCCTGTTATTATTCTTAGGCAAAGGCGGCGCAGGAGCAAAAGCACCTGTAGGACATTAA
- the patD gene encoding heterocyst frequency control protein PatD yields the protein MSLNLEKYQSLVILLDELRQGIITQIDIVEVRQRLTALKQLFGQEIAPVAEDDWRIQSYKTEISKQLRLLEVDVMFLQGARQPTTAQTRLNVISDRLNTLIQYCDAILQQNTQE from the coding sequence ATGTCTTTAAATCTTGAAAAATATCAGAGTCTAGTAATATTACTAGATGAGTTACGTCAGGGGATCATCACACAAATTGATATTGTAGAAGTGCGTCAGCGCCTAACTGCGTTAAAGCAATTGTTTGGTCAGGAAATTGCACCTGTAGCTGAGGACGATTGGCGTATCCAGTCTTATAAAACGGAAATTAGCAAACAATTACGTCTTTTAGAGGTAGATGTCATGTTTCTGCAAGGGGCGCGACAACCCACAACGGCACAAACAAGACTCAATGTAATTAGCGATCGCCTTAATACTTTAATTCAATACTGCGATGCGATACTGCAACAAAATACACAGGAATAG